Below is a genomic region from Miscanthus floridulus cultivar M001 chromosome 1, ASM1932011v1, whole genome shotgun sequence.
GATACTAAACAAAAAAGCTACAGTCCAAAAGGAGTGCATACAGATTCAAAATTCTAGCACAAGCGGCCCTAACCAACTTATGTATTTTAAAAAGTCAGATGACTGTAGTACATACCCGACCATAGTAGTAGGCATCGCCAATCAACAAAGCAGCATGCTCATTACCCTGCTCGGATGCTTGCCACCACAAAGCATGTGCACGAAGATGTCTTTCCATATCTGTGCAATAACTAGATTCTCCCATGCAAATACTTTGATCACCATACCTATCCAGAATCCAGGCAGCATTGCTCTGTGCAACCTCATATCCAAGATCTGCCATTCTGGAATACAAGAGCAATGCTTTTCCAACATCGCCTTTCAAGTAAGACTCCAGAGCCCATCTGGACAGTGAACTCCAGGGTCCCCTCTCAGCAACAGACTTGTACAGCATTGTTGCCTGAAACAAGAAAATAGTAAGATGATTATATACTTGATTGAGGCATCAGAAGTTATTGCTTTAGTTGGTTCATGTTTCCCTATTTGTATTATTAACAGATTAGTATCAAAAAGATCAATCAAATTGGCATACTAGAGGATTTCTCCAAGTCTTATTAATTGAGATATGCATTTCAGCATGTATGCCTTCTTTTTTTTACAAATCTAATTCAACTATAActatacaaatgaaaaaaaatacaaatgGGAAAACACATGTGCAGTCTTAAAGGTAAAGGCATGTACCACTATCAAGATACAAAAATAGGAACAGGAACAGGGGCTTATTGCTGCCTGATGAAACAATCAAGACGGCATATCTGAAGAAGGAAGTCAGTGTGCATATGACCAATGGGTGTGCATGTGACAAAATTCCTCACACCATGGTACTTCAGCGATTAGCGTAATGTCTACGggcctgtttggcatggctctggCTCCTTTAGAAACAGCTCCGGCTCCTCTAAAGAAGCAGCTTCTTTAGTGGAGCTGAAACATGTGGAtaaacgtttggcaaaacagcttctcctgttttttttttaagaaatggGTAGAAGGGGTCAAATGTCCATTGTACCCTTACCTATTTGACACATGAGTTATATATTTGACCTTAGTTTTCAAAGTGATGTTCATACGAAATAAGCAAATGTTCATGATAAGAAAATAATGAATAACCCATGATTGAGTTTGAGAGGCAACTACAAACTGGAGACAGTATGTGAAATGATTTTTTGGCACTGTAAACTCAATGACTGCTTTTAAAAGGCGACTGGACACTTAATGACTACTATTAAAAGACCCTCATTAGGATTGTTTTGGAggcatgtaagatgggtcaaacAATCACAAAAATCCCGACCCACTATAATTCCTTCCCTTAATCCCATAAAGCAGCCCATTGGCACCACATGTCCAAATAAGCGCAGGAGCAAGTGTTCTGCTTCCATTGGCCAGACACCCAGACTTCAAGTTACCGTCGCTGCTGATCTTTCAAACTGCACCAAAGCTCACCtccaacaacaaagcctttaagtcccaaacaacaacaacaccaaAGCTCACCTCCAATGGGGAAataattgtgtgtgtgtgtgtgtgtggaggggggggggggggggggggggggggggcgtgtcTATAGAGCCTTGATAGCTGACAGGACCCCTCCCTGCAACTCCACATGTCTGTTGCTCGGCTCCACCACCTCATGCCAACTTTGCTGGCTGCTGCTACTTGTTCCCCCTGTTCCCCCTCCATGGGCTGAGAGAGAAAAGAGGTGCGCTGAGAGAGAGACGAGGGCTGCACCCATCTTTTACCTGTGGGGGCGGAGCTGAGCAAAGCCAGAATTTTTCGCTCCCTCGTGCTAACACAAACGGATTTGGCTCCAGGCTGCTCCAACAGCAAAGCACTTCGTTTGACCCTCGTTCGGTACAGCTTCATCCAAAGCCAGAGCAGAAGCTCTTTGAGAATGAGGAGCCATACCAAAGGAGGGCGTAGTGGTACTATAAGAGATAGGTCGCAGCTGGCAACAATAGCATCACCAGAAAGTCACTAGGCTGCAGTGGGCTGCTGCTCCGGCAGGAAGCAGGCAATGATGCTTGCAGGCATATGTCAAGTTTTCATAGCCGTTTAAATTCTGAAATATTTACACAAGACTCTTGAGGCATATACATAAACAGTTCTGAACAAAACAACTTATgttattaagaggagtgaatgCACTGCAAACTTTGGATTATCCTCGCGGGGGAGGAAGGACGAAAATAGAACTTCTGTTTGTCTTCAACCATTTATGCTTTTAATGATGATATTGCTACATATGTGATTttctattctcaataaagtatgTACATATACGGATATACCTATGGTTACATAACAATTTCTAAATTTTTTTGGGGTGTTTTACTTTGAGATTGCTTTATTAACTTCAATATTTTCTCTAGAGTACCCACTGAATACATTCTATGTTTTATGGAAGAATCTTGTCTCTACACACCAAAACATGAAAACACTACGCACAGAATCAATGTAAGCAAACAATTCCTACCCTCAGGGGATCAATCAAGAAAACAAAAAAGACCTATCAATATCAAACGTGATTAGCCAACGTTGCACACATTCTTCGGTCTATATAACTCATGAACCAAATTTCTACCTAAAGCCTTTTTACCAGGGATCAGGATAATCTGATCACACAAAGCTCATGGGGCATCCTATTTACCAGTCGCAATTTAATTTaaccaacaatgcaacaaaagAAGCTTAGTCATTTACCATATGGAGATTCCTCTTAAGACCAATGCCTTTCTGGAACAGCTTCGCCACCTGATAAATAGCTTTTGGTTGCCCAGCATTAACTGCATGAAGCAAGAGATTGCATGCTCTAATTACATCCCTCTTTACGCCAATACCCTTAAGGTACAACACACCAAGGTTATAATGTCCCCCGGATTCCTTATTCTCGGCTGCAAGTTCAAAAAGTTCCCTTGCCTGCAACAACAAAAAGGATGGCAAGTTCCTAAGTTCATGAGCATTTGGACTAGATATATTACGTGAATCATTTTTTAGTTGCATTTTATGCCTCTGTTGCCAAACCTAGTGTACTAGTATACGgtttagcccccccccccccccccccccccgcgccccCCACCCACACTCTTTTGTTTCCTTTATCTTCTTAATAATGaaatgatacacagctctcctgcatttttgagaaaaaaaaaagtacatggtttctttctttctttcttttgaaaGAGTGGTTCTATGTATTTATCTCAAAAATCCATAAGACTCACCCGCTTCTCCATTCCACTTTCAAAACTCGTTTTCACATGACATGCCATGCCATAGATTCAGTATGTGGTTGACCACATGTCCCATGTAATTGGTGTTTGCTTGTCAAGTTAGCATCAAATTTGGTCGATCTCATGGCAGAATGGTATACAATTAGTGCTGGTAGGACTATAACAGATAAAGGTAACACTAATATGACCGCCTGTGCAAATATACTTGTGTATTGAATGAATTCACAAACACTAGCAATTATTCAACAGCTAAGAGTGCATAACTGAAAGGTTTCTCACAAGAACGTGTCTCCATGGAGACCTAAAACAGGGGACACCCCAAACTCTAAGACATTATAAATATGACCCCTAAATATAATCTACTAGCAAGAGAATCCGGGGACATGATATATCTGTAACAATACATGTTTTAGCCTTAAACTACTAGGATAAAATGATGGAAGCTGGACACCATACATTAAATATGAAAAATAAACAATACCACTCAAGTTTTGCTTCATAACAATTATGCTTTGTGATGTTAACATGAAAAATCATGTCGACAAGATCAATGGTACTCTTGTGGCGGGTTCCATTGCTATTAACAGGTCACTCATTTAAGTACATCTCTACGGATAAGTTACGCATAGAAGTATATTTACCAAAATAAAGTACAGATAAAGTTAATCACCTACAAAATTTAATGACAATTAAGAAAGGACAGTAGAGGCTAAAGAGAAGTGTAAATGGGAAACATTTAGTTCCAACAGTGTTTTAAGTTTTCTAATGCTCAGCTATAGATATGCAATTGTATCAGAAGTTCTTATACAGCATACTTACTTTTGTCAAGTTTTTCTTCTCCACCCCATAGCCTTTAACATATAGATAACCCAATCCATTGTAAGCTGAGTAATGTTGCTGCTTTGCAGCAAGTGCCAACCACTTGTATGCTTCGGTATAGTTCCTTTCAACTCCAGCACCTCTAGCATAGATCTCACCCAGAAGCTCCAATGCTCGTGTCTCGCCTTTCTCAACAGCCTTAGAAAACCAATGAAATGCTTTTCCATAATCACGACGGAGCCCACGTAGTCCATAGTAATACAGAAGCCCTAATTTGTACATGTTAGCAGCATTGCCTCGCTGTGCCTGGTACTCTGTGATTTGGAAATCTTCATCGTCCTCACCCCGGGACTTCCTCAAGGCCTCTTTATTTTCTTCAGTCCCACTGTGAAGACGGATTGGTTCAATCACTGGTGGCTCCTTTGATATCAAGGAGCTTGTTAGGGCAGCTTCTGCAAGCTCAGCGTATACTATAACAGCTTCTTCATACATCTGAAAATTAAAATGATAGGATTTGACAGGTTGAGCCCAATTTAAACACCAATAGAGTGGACTGGAGTAGAACAAGCTACATGACAATAATTGGGTTAAAAATAACTAGTATAGCATATATATGACAATTAACAAGGGTAGAAACCGTCCCAAAATGATAAATCCAGAGGACTGCAAAGAAATTATACTGAATCAGATTGAGCAACCCCTATTTTTTTATATGAAGTAAAGCTTATTGCGATAACCACTGATTGTGCAATACATGCAAGCaaccaaaaaaaattaaaagCTAGGGCAAGAAGCTAAACTCAATATTTTTAAGGTAAAATACTATCCCTCATTCTGTTTCATCAAAAGAAACACAACAATTTACAAGAGAACAATGCATCAGACATCCAATGTCTGGATGCAAGATAAAAAGACTAAACGTGGTTAAAGCAGGCTGCTCACTGGTACTCATcaagaaaaaaatcatcatgGTTAGTAGTCATAAATTTCGTCAGCTCGATTATTGCTTCTTAAATTACCTCCAACTTGTAAGATGACTTTGTGTCACGGAAAGCATTAGTTCTAGAGAAGAATTTGTAGACCTACCATTACATACAACCCTACAATGATGAAGAGGGAATCTGATTCTCTAAGGTGTAATGTTTGtgcacaaattaaaaaaaatgatgTAGTAAAAATAAGAACCGCGCTACAAATTGGCAAAGACACTGGCCTTGCAATTTCTACCAGCAAATAATATCGAAGTCTACACCCAATTTCAGCAAGTGTGACTACCAATTGATTAACTGAAACAACTTGCAATTCTGATGCCTGTTCACCCCAGGGAACTTGCACTGTTCGCTTGGCTAATAAGCTATGGTTGAAAGTACCGTTGGTTGAttcgttgtaagagaaaaatactgctcgTTG
It encodes:
- the LOC136502168 gene encoding ERAD-associated E3 ubiquitin-protein ligase component HRD3, with the translated sequence MARGLHRRLLLVAAVTFAVAASLLRPAAAVRPFVLVLSGEDFLKDSAAHPSLPSTDSADDDGWDDFADDSPAADPLLSPSSWVPLLDPTSPPPSGDETDSPADALFVAGARAMLSAASDGDDAAFATAAAQIEAAAEAGHPGAQSALAFLTGAGMTRPASRSLAFLLHKFAADAGDLQSKMALAYSYFRQEMYEEAVIVYAELAEAALTSSLISKEPPVIEPIRLHSGTEENKEALRKSRGEDDEDFQITEYQAQRGNAANMYKLGLLYYYGLRGLRRDYGKAFHWFSKAVEKGETRALELLGEIYARGAGVERNYTEAYKWLALAAKQQHYSAYNGLGYLYVKGYGVEKKNLTKARELFELAAENKESGGHYNLGVLYLKGIGVKRDVIRACNLLLHAVNAGQPKAIYQVAKLFQKGIGLKRNLHMATMLYKSVAERGPWSSLSRWALESYLKGDVGKALLLYSRMADLGYEVAQSNAAWILDRYGDQSICMGESSYCTDMERHLRAHALWWQASEQGNEHAALLIGDAYYYGRGVARDYERAAEAYMHARSQSNAQAIFNLGYMHEHGHGLPLDLHLAKRYYDQAVEVDSAAKLPVMLALTSLWLRKNYADSFLVHFIDSLPEIYPVVKEWVEDVLMDEGNATILTLFACLVTVLYLRERQRRQVAAANPQQPDDVAM